In Sphingobacterium sp. PCS056, the following proteins share a genomic window:
- a CDS encoding sensor histidine kinase: MKKSIIGFGQQFKEILLILMLCLIVNGALAQEILDKLKQQYENTPASNTERLYIAGKYARALFFNQQEDLAAEILKENIQIAVRYQDGQYAANLYAIDAMNNRIAERLKESQNSLSKAKEFAYKSKNQEIKGYVYYCEGWLYARNNKEGEAVRSFLRAINYFDQCHSSPTLSSRKSSTYKELTSIYANWNEYQLQEKYSLLALNLAIQQDDPIAIFDAYMLMGYMYEQRYRADETKQQLRDQAEKYYLQAINTYSQNKNNIPFPSNLSFVANNLAHLYLTSYPESYQDQALRYAQLAQKQGLKTQQYTHVASAYGIMAEIALKNKNFKEAKAYLLSALVEISKSSVPDQNIVLSIYENLSEIAESDQNLTEAIRYHKAYMETFKSIYNQEQLELGKRLEAQFDKERQQQQLITMQLESDKKEQQINLMQTIGLQQKQAFENLKLHEENQRKELELTQLESEKRTQELKLSRLETQSRAHDIISFKNEISYKEKINKYYVVLMLVFLLLFCLLLYAYKQRSKSMRQHKELYNFSLDKERQNSKISNLTAMLEGQEQERGRIARDLHDGLGGLLSSTKINLSQLTDKLDLTMKDDMQKSIQQLDTAVEELRRVAHNLMPDLLYRFGLQEALQDYAARMSNDFLDIDVQFLHYKNQLTKEQQLLVYRIVQELVNNSIKHADPKQIIIQIVEEADSYCITVEDDGLGFDIQQIKGNQSAGLYNIQSRIDFLKGRFSIQSEINLGTSVEVLFPKNKN; this comes from the coding sequence ATGAAGAAGAGCATAATCGGTTTTGGCCAACAATTTAAAGAAATTCTACTTATTCTGATGTTGTGTTTAATCGTGAATGGTGCTCTTGCTCAAGAAATATTAGATAAGCTGAAGCAACAATATGAAAATACTCCTGCTTCGAATACGGAACGATTATATATAGCTGGTAAATATGCAAGAGCCTTATTTTTTAATCAACAAGAAGATCTAGCTGCCGAAATACTGAAAGAAAATATTCAGATAGCAGTTCGCTATCAGGATGGTCAATATGCTGCGAATCTATATGCCATCGATGCAATGAACAATCGCATTGCCGAGCGCTTAAAGGAATCACAAAATAGTTTATCAAAAGCAAAGGAATTTGCTTACAAATCTAAGAATCAAGAAATCAAAGGCTATGTCTATTATTGTGAAGGCTGGCTATATGCGCGTAATAATAAAGAGGGTGAGGCTGTACGAAGTTTTTTACGTGCTATTAACTATTTTGACCAGTGCCATTCCTCTCCCACTCTAAGCTCGCGAAAATCATCCACTTACAAAGAGCTTACTTCAATATATGCGAATTGGAATGAATACCAATTGCAAGAAAAATATAGTTTACTTGCTTTAAATCTAGCCATTCAGCAAGATGATCCGATTGCTATATTTGATGCTTATATGCTTATGGGTTATATGTATGAGCAACGATATAGAGCGGATGAAACTAAGCAACAGTTGCGGGATCAAGCTGAAAAATACTATTTACAAGCGATCAATACCTATAGCCAAAACAAGAACAATATTCCATTCCCTTCAAACCTTTCTTTTGTTGCCAATAATTTGGCTCATCTTTATCTGACGTCTTATCCTGAAAGCTATCAAGATCAAGCGCTTCGATATGCTCAACTTGCTCAAAAGCAAGGTCTAAAGACGCAGCAGTACACCCACGTTGCCTCTGCCTATGGCATCATGGCAGAGATTGCCTTGAAAAATAAAAATTTTAAGGAAGCAAAGGCATATTTATTGTCGGCTCTTGTCGAGATCTCTAAAAGTAGTGTACCCGATCAAAATATCGTCTTGAGTATATATGAAAATCTTTCTGAAATCGCGGAATCAGACCAAAATTTGACTGAAGCTATTCGCTACCACAAAGCGTATATGGAGACATTTAAATCCATTTATAATCAAGAACAATTAGAACTAGGTAAGCGATTAGAGGCTCAGTTTGACAAAGAAAGACAGCAACAACAACTGATCACCATGCAGTTGGAGTCTGATAAGAAGGAACAACAAATTAATTTGATGCAGACCATCGGTCTACAGCAAAAGCAAGCATTTGAAAACTTAAAGCTGCATGAGGAAAATCAAAGAAAGGAACTGGAGCTAACACAGTTGGAATCCGAGAAAAGAACTCAAGAATTAAAATTGTCTCGTCTTGAAACTCAAAGTCGTGCTCATGATATCATAAGTTTTAAAAATGAAATCTCTTATAAAGAAAAGATAAATAAATATTATGTAGTTTTAATGCTAGTTTTCTTACTGCTTTTCTGTTTACTTCTCTATGCTTATAAACAGCGATCCAAGAGTATGCGCCAGCATAAGGAACTGTACAATTTTTCGTTAGACAAAGAACGTCAAAACTCTAAAATATCTAACTTGACGGCTATGCTGGAAGGCCAAGAACAAGAACGTGGACGTATAGCAAGAGATCTACATGATGGACTAGGTGGTTTATTATCCAGCACTAAAATAAACTTATCACAATTAACGGATAAGTTAGATTTAACCATGAAAGATGACATGCAAAAGTCCATACAACAATTGGATACTGCTGTGGAGGAACTCCGTCGTGTCGCTCACAATCTCATGCCTGATCTACTTTATAGATTTGGACTCCAGGAAGCACTGCAAGATTATGCAGCCCGTATGTCCAATGATTTTCTAGATATTGATGTACAATTTTTACACTATAAAAATCAGCTAACCAAAGAACAGCAGCTCTTGGTTTATCGTATTGTACAAGAACTGGTCAATAATTCAATAAAACATGCAGATCCAAAACAAATCATCATTCAGATTGTAGAAGAAGCTGATAGTTATTGCATCACTGTTGAAGATGATGGCCTTGGATTTGATATACAACAGATCAAAGGAAATCAATCAGCAGGACTTTATAATATTCAATCTCGGATCGATTTTCTAAAAGGAAGATTCAGTATTCAATCTGAAATAAATCTTGGAACGAGTGTTGAGGTTTTATTTCCAAAAAATAAAAATTAA
- a CDS encoding VOC family protein yields MIKFKYTILYVSDVTRSIQFYEQVFGFVRKFITPENDYGELITGETTISFASHKLANTNLTAGYTASSRLDKPFGIELGIVTDNVEDLVDKVWEFNGVIVEQPTIKPWGQTVSYVRDLDGFLIEICTPMHE; encoded by the coding sequence ATGATTAAATTTAAGTACACCATTCTATATGTGTCCGATGTGACACGATCAATTCAATTTTATGAACAAGTATTTGGCTTTGTTAGAAAATTTATTACCCCAGAAAATGATTATGGTGAACTCATTACAGGGGAAACTACGATTTCATTTGCATCACATAAACTTGCTAATACAAATTTGACGGCAGGATATACAGCAAGTTCGCGTTTAGACAAACCCTTCGGGATAGAATTAGGTATCGTAACCGATAATGTGGAAGATCTAGTGGACAAAGTATGGGAGTTTAATGGCGTTATTGTTGAGCAACCCACCATTAAGCCATGGGGACAAACAGTTTCTTATGTACGAGATCTGGATGGTTTCTTGATTGAAATTTGTACCCCCATGCATGAATAA
- a CDS encoding NAD(P)H-hydrate dehydratase, with protein MKILSAAQIAQIDAITCEEQHIASSDLMDRAAHAVFLELKKRYQNMANQHFTIICGKGNNGGDGLVLARILDDNLAEVNIYLVKSADYSSNNLINQKKISDKRIQFFSETDDLAFPKDTIVLDCLFGSGLREELNEKWNHICNQINQADVVVYAIDMPSGLVADHPTSLKAPVIHADLVYTFQVPKLSLLMPQNQCFYDDFQVLDIQLSTHAIELTDSNMNYVTEDIIWSSYKKRKRFEHKGNFGHILIIGGSKGKMGAVQFALKAALRSGCGLATAYIPSNGNTIIQTAVPEAMLLLDDHSSYITNIPQLSSYQAIGVGVGLGTAVETVKAFSKFLKSISDQPIVVDADALNILAINSEWWSAIPPNSILTPHPKELSRIIGTWADDWDKLKKVKKFAHQYQLHILVKGANSAMVMADGTIFFNSTGNVGMATGGSGDVLTGILTALLGQGYPPQQALILGVYIHGRAADIAVPSIGKYSLLPSDIISFLPHAFLELEKNGSVISR; from the coding sequence ATGAAAATTCTTTCTGCGGCGCAAATTGCTCAAATTGATGCTATAACTTGTGAGGAACAGCATATAGCGAGTTCAGATTTAATGGATCGTGCAGCTCACGCTGTTTTTTTAGAATTAAAGAAACGGTACCAGAACATGGCCAATCAACATTTTACTATTATCTGTGGTAAAGGAAATAATGGCGGCGATGGACTTGTGTTAGCACGCATCTTGGATGATAATTTAGCAGAGGTCAACATTTATTTAGTAAAGTCAGCAGATTATTCCAGTAATAATCTGATCAATCAAAAAAAGATTTCCGATAAAAGAATTCAATTTTTTTCTGAAACAGATGATTTAGCTTTTCCTAAAGATACCATTGTTTTAGATTGTCTTTTTGGGTCTGGTTTGCGTGAAGAATTAAATGAAAAATGGAACCATATCTGCAACCAGATCAATCAAGCTGATGTCGTGGTGTATGCCATTGATATGCCTTCTGGTTTAGTGGCTGATCATCCTACCTCCCTTAAAGCTCCAGTTATTCACGCAGATTTAGTGTATACTTTTCAGGTTCCAAAACTCAGTTTGTTAATGCCACAAAATCAATGTTTTTATGATGACTTTCAAGTGCTGGATATTCAATTGAGTACACATGCTATTGAGCTTACAGACTCGAATATGAACTATGTCACAGAAGATATCATCTGGTCATCCTACAAAAAAAGAAAAAGGTTCGAGCATAAAGGCAATTTTGGGCATATCCTGATCATAGGCGGTAGCAAAGGGAAGATGGGAGCGGTTCAGTTTGCTTTAAAGGCCGCATTGCGTAGCGGCTGTGGTTTGGCCACAGCTTATATACCATCAAACGGGAATACCATCATACAAACGGCTGTCCCCGAAGCGATGTTGTTGTTGGACGATCACAGTAGCTACATCACCAATATACCCCAACTATCGTCTTATCAAGCAATAGGAGTTGGAGTAGGTTTGGGGACTGCAGTAGAAACGGTTAAGGCATTTTCAAAATTTTTAAAAAGCATCAGTGATCAACCTATAGTAGTAGATGCTGATGCCTTGAATATATTAGCAATCAATTCTGAATGGTGGAGTGCCATACCGCCAAATAGTATTTTGACCCCACATCCAAAAGAATTGAGCAGGATCATTGGGACTTGGGCTGATGATTGGGATAAATTAAAAAAAGTGAAAAAATTTGCACATCAGTATCAATTGCATATTTTGGTCAAAGGTGCAAATAGCGCTATGGTCATGGCAGATGGAACGATTTTTTTTAATAGTACAGGGAATGTGGGTATGGCAACCGGCGGAAGCGGTGATGTTTTAACGGGTATATTAACCGCATTGCTAGGTCAAGGCTATCCACCACAGCAGGCATTAATATTGGGCGTCTACATACATGGTAGAGCAGCAGATATAGCAGTGCCATCTATTGGAAAGTATAGCCTCTTGCCATCTGACATCATATCTTTTTTACCTCATGCGTTTCTTGAGTTAGAAAAGAATGGATCTGTAATATCTAGATAA
- a CDS encoding M20/M25/M40 family metallo-hydrolase: MKRTILLTLLSISTFTQGAFAQQDSIMLDKIYHESFYNGQAYDNLHHLTKQIGHRIAGSPRADKAVAWSKSIMEKLPFDRVYLQDVKVPYWDRGPQEKAYLVGSNEPLSVLALGGSVSTPAKGLVAEVIEVELLSDLKKYGDQVRGKIVFINKPWDESIVETGVAYGLNSSQRSRGPAEAAKLGAVAYLFRSLSSSKTDDYPHTGGTGYVKGIDSIPAMAISATSAIKLSDALKANPHTKVYLEQHAAWKGQVHTHNVIAEWKGQQSPDKIITIGGHIDSWDVGEGAHDNGTGTMGTLDAIRTLMALGYQPKHTIRLVFYMNEENGVHGAAAYGQIAKDKQEQIIAAIESDAGGFAPRGFDIKASADRVAWIQQHWKPLFEQKFWVSRFLQGSPGVDSGVWGKHFPNTVMFNFRPDPHRYFDLHHTAKDVFEAVDKRELQSGVAAIASLLYLVDQQIDQL, from the coding sequence ATGAAACGAACCATTTTACTCACCTTACTTTCTATATCCACTTTTACGCAGGGAGCTTTTGCACAGCAGGACTCCATTATGTTGGATAAGATCTATCATGAATCTTTTTATAATGGGCAGGCCTATGACAATCTACACCATTTGACAAAACAAATCGGTCATCGTATAGCAGGATCACCACGGGCGGACAAGGCAGTAGCTTGGTCGAAAAGCATTATGGAAAAGCTTCCTTTTGACCGCGTGTATCTTCAAGATGTGAAAGTTCCATATTGGGATCGGGGACCTCAAGAAAAAGCTTACCTTGTTGGTTCTAACGAACCTTTGAGTGTATTGGCTTTAGGAGGGTCTGTTTCCACCCCAGCTAAAGGCTTGGTCGCAGAGGTGATTGAAGTAGAACTGTTAAGTGATTTAAAGAAATATGGAGATCAGGTACGTGGGAAAATTGTTTTCATCAACAAACCCTGGGATGAGTCCATCGTAGAGACAGGTGTAGCATATGGTCTCAATTCAAGTCAAAGAAGCCGTGGTCCAGCAGAAGCGGCTAAGTTGGGTGCAGTAGCGTATCTATTTCGCTCACTGTCTTCCTCTAAGACCGATGATTATCCACATACAGGAGGCACAGGTTATGTAAAAGGTATTGATAGTATACCCGCGATGGCGATATCAGCAACATCAGCTATTAAGCTGAGTGATGCGTTGAAAGCAAATCCACATACAAAAGTTTACTTAGAGCAGCATGCAGCATGGAAAGGACAAGTACATACGCATAATGTCATTGCAGAATGGAAAGGGCAGCAATCTCCAGATAAGATCATCACGATTGGTGGACACATCGATTCTTGGGATGTAGGCGAAGGAGCTCATGATAATGGTACCGGAACTATGGGGACTTTAGATGCTATTCGTACGCTGATGGCACTTGGATATCAACCAAAGCACACCATCCGCTTGGTCTTTTATATGAACGAAGAAAATGGTGTTCATGGTGCAGCAGCTTATGGGCAGATCGCAAAAGATAAACAAGAACAGATTATTGCCGCGATTGAAAGTGATGCCGGAGGATTCGCACCTCGAGGTTTTGATATCAAAGCCTCAGCCGATCGAGTTGCTTGGATACAGCAACACTGGAAGCCCTTGTTCGAGCAGAAGTTCTGGGTCTCACGATTTCTACAAGGAAGTCCAGGAGTAGATTCTGGAGTCTGGGGCAAGCATTTTCCGAATACCGTGATGTTCAATTTTAGACCAGACCCACACCGTTATTTTGATCTGCACCATACCGCAAAAGATGTTTTTGAAGCGGTAGATAAGCGCGAGTTACAATCTGGCGTAGCAGCTATTGCCTCACTATTGTATTTGGTTGATCAACAAATCGATCAATTATAA
- a CDS encoding WG repeat-containing protein, with the protein MKRLTLAWMIACLTSWSALAQSKKVLRIDYGINTEISGDDGISDTQLRAWVNQDFMRISYTHDESHIEITDKKNYRSFILIPQNEEYLILNDGDKNDYTQIEIEYIKGQDKKIAGYTCQLAVLNLGTDEDTNEEIKLEVYYTEQIPNLFWSEFNFLHVLPGAPLSITVSGSGYVATKIEHEELPQELFEIPDHYTQMEVDSAEGFGDTQIADDRFAFTDETGERYGVRDLNGTIIVQPKYAFVAPYVGDISVVNNSSDKFGAMNLRGQEVIPLQYDFLTYSEKDRKFLYGQQDKYGLLDENGKVLIKANYDMINFPEHGLMQFTKNNKSGYINEKEQVVVPAVHEYIMGRNQHYFISTQGQYYALYSIKDNKKIANGYDYMALPDEGTTFLAMKNGKYGFIDDKGKTTIPFKFTTAIAFSDGVAIVSEDEAGEDFYYINTKGEKIPALEAE; encoded by the coding sequence ATGAAAAGATTAACACTAGCATGGATGATCGCATGCTTAACCAGCTGGTCAGCTTTAGCACAATCCAAAAAGGTTCTTCGTATTGATTACGGAATAAATACGGAGATCTCTGGAGATGACGGAATAAGTGATACGCAATTAAGAGCTTGGGTAAATCAGGATTTTATGCGCATATCCTATACGCACGATGAAAGCCACATCGAAATCACAGATAAAAAAAATTATAGATCATTTATATTAATTCCTCAAAACGAAGAATATTTAATTCTTAATGATGGAGATAAAAACGATTATACACAAATTGAGATTGAATATATAAAGGGCCAGGATAAGAAAATAGCCGGTTATACTTGCCAACTTGCCGTTTTAAATCTGGGTACTGATGAAGATACTAACGAAGAAATCAAATTGGAAGTTTACTATACCGAACAAATTCCTAATTTATTTTGGTCAGAGTTTAATTTTTTACATGTCTTACCTGGAGCACCATTATCCATAACCGTTTCTGGGAGTGGTTACGTTGCTACAAAAATTGAACATGAAGAATTACCTCAAGAACTCTTCGAAATTCCAGACCACTATACTCAAATGGAGGTCGATTCTGCAGAAGGATTTGGTGATACCCAGATAGCTGATGACCGCTTCGCCTTTACTGATGAAACAGGTGAGCGATATGGAGTACGTGATCTAAACGGAACAATTATTGTCCAACCAAAATATGCATTTGTAGCACCATATGTAGGTGATATATCGGTTGTAAATAATTCTTCAGACAAATTTGGTGCGATGAATTTAAGGGGGCAAGAGGTGATTCCTCTACAATATGATTTTTTAACCTATTCAGAAAAAGATCGTAAATTCCTTTATGGTCAACAGGATAAGTACGGTTTATTGGATGAAAATGGCAAAGTATTAATTAAGGCTAATTATGATATGATTAATTTCCCTGAACATGGTCTAATGCAGTTTACCAAAAATAATAAAAGTGGATATATTAATGAAAAAGAACAAGTAGTCGTCCCTGCGGTGCATGAATACATTATGGGACGTAATCAGCATTACTTTATTTCAACTCAAGGTCAATACTATGCATTATACAGCATTAAAGATAATAAGAAAATCGCAAACGGCTATGATTATATGGCTTTACCAGATGAAGGAACAACGTTCTTGGCTATGAAAAACGGAAAATATGGTTTTATTGACGATAAGGGTAAAACAACTATTCCTTTCAAATTTACAACTGCAATTGCCTTTTCAGATGGTGTGGCCATCGTGTCGGAAGATGAGGCTGGGGAAGACTTTTATTATATTAATACTAAAGGGGAAAAAATACCGGCTCTCGAGGCTGAATAA
- a CDS encoding alpha-ketoglutarate-dependent dioxygenase AlkB family protein gives MMTLFDDTEIFATGNAGKVRFDLPDTDLMLIDSFFTKEESDYYYNTLLRDTTWREYEMEIFDKTVKAPRMIAWYENKNNSGANLNGPDWTPELLAIRKRVEKETGLSFNAVLLNLYRDGKDGVAWHSDHIDQSGPNPVIASVSFGETRLFRLRHRFLKAVKQVEIPLHHGSFLLMAGTTNSCWQHQVPKTAKNILPRINLTFRNVNRIEGH, from the coding sequence ATGATGACTTTATTTGATGATACGGAAATATTTGCTACGGGAAATGCGGGGAAAGTCCGATTTGATCTCCCGGATACCGATCTGATGCTGATCGATTCTTTCTTTACAAAAGAAGAATCTGATTATTATTATAATACGCTATTGAGGGATACAACATGGCGTGAATATGAGATGGAAATATTTGACAAAACGGTGAAAGCACCACGTATGATTGCGTGGTATGAAAATAAAAATAATAGTGGTGCTAATCTAAATGGTCCTGATTGGACTCCTGAACTATTGGCCATCCGGAAACGTGTGGAAAAAGAAACTGGATTAAGCTTTAATGCGGTCTTACTTAATCTGTATCGGGACGGAAAAGATGGTGTAGCATGGCACAGTGATCATATTGATCAGTCAGGACCCAATCCTGTAATCGCTTCGGTCAGTTTTGGAGAAACTCGTCTATTTCGCCTTCGCCATCGATTTTTGAAGGCCGTAAAACAAGTGGAAATCCCCTTGCACCATGGATCTTTTCTCCTGATGGCAGGAACAACTAATAGTTGCTGGCAACACCAAGTACCTAAAACCGCTAAAAATATTTTACCTCGGATAAACCTTACTTTCAGAAACGTCAACCGTATTGAAGGTCACTAA
- a CDS encoding ROK family protein: MALTNLSARVALGIDIGGTNTKFGVVNHRGEVLEKGSLKTDEYEKVEDFIDALYLQISPLIEKYGADKNFDGIGVGVPNGNYYTGTVEQAPNLPWKGVIPFAEMMQDKFNMDCTITNDANAAALGEMLFGAARGMKDFIMITLGTGVGSGIVANGNVIYGHDGFAGELGHSIVKPGGRKHWSTGSEGSLEAYASATGIAITAKKMRAEFPSSMLNQYPEEAINSKTVYECAIKGDPIAIEVFRYTGQKLGEALANFVMFSSPEAILLFGGVIKAGDFILKPAKLHMERNLLPIFRDKVRLVFSELPEADAAILGASALVWEQ; encoded by the coding sequence ATGGCGTTAACAAACTTGTCAGCACGAGTCGCTCTTGGAATAGATATCGGCGGAACCAACACTAAATTTGGAGTGGTAAATCATCGTGGGGAAGTTCTTGAAAAAGGATCCTTAAAAACAGATGAATATGAAAAAGTAGAAGATTTTATCGATGCATTATATCTTCAAATCTCTCCTTTAATCGAGAAATATGGAGCAGATAAAAATTTTGATGGTATTGGAGTAGGAGTACCTAATGGTAATTATTATACCGGCACTGTTGAACAAGCTCCCAATTTGCCTTGGAAAGGGGTGATACCTTTTGCCGAAATGATGCAAGATAAATTTAACATGGACTGTACCATTACCAATGATGCAAATGCGGCAGCCCTTGGAGAAATGCTTTTCGGAGCAGCTCGTGGTATGAAAGATTTCATCATGATTACTTTAGGTACTGGTGTAGGGAGCGGAATTGTTGCCAATGGAAATGTTATCTATGGACACGATGGCTTTGCGGGAGAATTAGGGCATTCCATCGTAAAACCCGGAGGCAGAAAACACTGGAGCACAGGTTCAGAAGGAAGTTTAGAAGCTTATGCTTCAGCAACAGGTATTGCAATTACAGCAAAGAAAATGCGTGCTGAATTTCCGAGCTCGATGTTAAATCAATATCCTGAAGAGGCTATCAATTCCAAAACAGTTTATGAATGTGCTATAAAAGGTGATCCGATTGCGATTGAAGTTTTTAGATACACAGGGCAAAAACTGGGGGAAGCATTAGCAAATTTTGTAATGTTTTCATCACCAGAAGCGATTTTGCTATTTGGAGGAGTAATCAAGGCAGGAGATTTTATTTTAAAACCCGCTAAACTTCATATGGAAAGAAATCTTTTACCCATATTCAGGGACAAGGTAAGATTAGTTTTTAGTGAGCTACCAGAGGCTGATGCAGCTATTTTAGGTGCAAGCGCTTTAGTTTGGGAGCAATAG
- a CDS encoding response regulator transcription factor — protein sequence MIKIAITDDHPLLLEGLKNILSKSELLEVVGCFPDANTMHIALTKTPVDVLLLDINLPDANSIELIAPLRIKYPKMHIIIISVHNEYAVINSVLQEGAHGYIQKNASVEEIINGIEQILKGNKFLCSQTKIIVEKKTKDELKIVPKLTRREKEVLLEAASGLTTSQIGEKLFISPHTVESHRKNLIEKFGSKNLSSVIKLAIEYGLIRQ from the coding sequence ATGATTAAAATAGCGATTACAGATGATCATCCCCTACTCTTAGAGGGGCTTAAAAATATACTCTCCAAATCAGAACTTTTGGAGGTGGTGGGTTGTTTTCCAGATGCTAATACGATGCATATTGCATTAACTAAAACACCTGTAGATGTACTTTTATTAGACATCAATCTGCCTGACGCAAATAGTATAGAATTGATAGCACCTCTTCGAATAAAATATCCTAAAATGCACATTATAATTATCAGCGTTCACAATGAATATGCGGTGATCAATAGTGTGCTACAAGAAGGTGCTCATGGATATATTCAAAAAAATGCTTCTGTAGAAGAAATTATCAATGGGATAGAACAAATATTAAAAGGAAACAAATTTTTATGTTCACAAACTAAAATTATTGTAGAGAAGAAAACTAAAGATGAACTAAAAATAGTTCCAAAATTGACGCGTAGAGAAAAAGAAGTACTTTTGGAAGCAGCATCTGGACTAACTACTAGCCAAATCGGAGAAAAATTATTCATTAGTCCGCATACTGTCGAAAGTCACCGGAAAAATCTCATTGAAAAATTTGGCTCAAAAAATCTAAGCTCAGTTATCAAATTAGCCATTGAATATGGACTCATACGTCAATAA
- a CDS encoding alpha/beta fold hydrolase translates to MKLIITFILTITFSVSLVYSQISERKFVSINNKKIAYKTFGIENRKINEPIVVFESGLGSGGGSFGSLFPFIEHGFAGIVYDRNGIGESEIDSLVSTDIEVVKRLHDLLSTLTISPPYLLVGHSIGGPFIRLYASQYPHEVCGLFFIDPTDFMLTKEEDDQVKSSTASKTGYRELLTINFKNILKDPSTTKGFRYEVQRELQESTPDFFKNYASLPPLIDIPVTVMISYHKHIEQYETTMNENLKLGINLIPWWKELDDLRIKHYAEMIKNNRSSKLVLLPRYSHGIHHQDPKLVAQELLNAYETCVRSNK, encoded by the coding sequence ATGAAATTAATCATCACCTTTATATTGACGATCACTTTTTCCGTATCGTTGGTCTATTCTCAGATTTCTGAAAGAAAGTTTGTATCCATCAATAATAAAAAAATAGCTTACAAAACATTTGGAATTGAAAATAGAAAAATAAATGAACCCATTGTCGTGTTTGAAAGCGGCCTTGGTTCTGGTGGCGGCAGTTTCGGGAGTTTATTTCCTTTTATTGAACATGGTTTTGCAGGTATTGTGTACGATAGAAACGGAATTGGAGAGTCTGAGATCGATAGTTTAGTCAGTACAGATATTGAAGTTGTAAAAAGGCTTCACGATTTATTATCGACCTTAACTATAAGTCCTCCATACTTACTCGTTGGACATTCTATTGGGGGACCGTTTATCCGCTTGTATGCATCACAATATCCCCACGAGGTTTGTGGTTTATTTTTCATTGACCCGACAGACTTTATGCTAACAAAAGAAGAGGATGATCAGGTAAAGTCCAGCACTGCAAGCAAAACAGGATACCGAGAGTTATTGACCATTAATTTCAAGAACATCTTAAAAGACCCTTCAACGACAAAAGGTTTTCGATATGAAGTACAGCGAGAGCTCCAAGAGAGTACGCCAGATTTTTTTAAAAACTACGCATCCTTACCCCCTCTTATCGATATTCCGGTAACGGTAATGATTTCCTATCATAAGCATATAGAGCAATATGAAACAACAATGAACGAAAACCTTAAATTAGGAATTAACCTTATCCCTTGGTGGAAAGAATTGGATGATTTGAGAATAAAACACTATGCAGAAATGATCAAAAACAATCGTTCTAGTAAGTTGGTTTTACTGCCGCGATACAGCCATGGAATTCACCATCAGGATCCTAAATTAGTAGCTCAAGAGTTATTAAATGCTTATGAGACATGTGTGCGTTCGAACAAGTAA